GCCCTCCCCCTGAACCTACCGATAGATATTAAAAATGCTCTATCGTCAACCTTCCACTATAAATGGAAAGATCATACAATGAAGTATTTATGAGTCCAGCTTACTAAAACTTATGGCACTCTATACTGATATCATTTCCCTCCGCTTATACAGAGAATAAAAGATCTTATCCATAGATGGAACCCTCTAACTATCTCATGGCTGGGGAGAATAATAGCATTAAAAATGTCTATCCTCCCAAAGCCATTATATTTTTTCGAGACTACCTATACTAGTACCGAAGGCGGTCCTTAAGGACTTACAGACCATGTgtttcaaatagggatgcaccgaatccagtattttggattcggccgaacccccgaatcctttgcgaaagattcggccgaataccaaaccgaatcctaatttgcatatgcaaattaggggttggaaggggaaaatattctttactgccttgttttctgacaaaaagtcaagcgatttccctccccgcccccaatttgcatatgcaaattagaatttggattcggttcagatgggcagaaggattcggccgaatccgaatcctgcagaaaaaggccgaattctggccgaatcccgaaccgaatcttggattcggtgcatccctagtttcaaatTCATCTGGGGAAAATTTAGACCTAGAACGGTCATGTTGGCTACTAAGAGACAGGGGGGACTAGCAGCTCCAAACATCGAAAGCTACTATATGGCAGCCCACCTACGCCAAGTAGCAGGGTGGACAACTTATGAACCAACCTCGAAATGGGCATACATAGAGGCACTATGGGTATCCCCTATTTATTTAGCTACTTTTCTATGGCTCAAGGGGCCAAAAGCCAAACTACCACCTGGAGCTCTGAGCCCTATAATATTCACACTACGTATTTGGCATAAGTGCAAACAAAGGTACAATCTAATAAGCCCTCACCTACCTCTGACTCTGATACTTGATAACCCCCTGTTTTCTCCAGGTATGCAGGAACCCTTTAAATCATGTTGGGGCTCCAATCATCTATTTATGGTTCATGACTTTGTCAATCCCctaacaaaaaaacttttaacatTCACTGAAgttcagaacaaataccaaacatCTCCAGCGCAGTTTCTTGAATACCTGCAAATTGTCCATTTCTGTCAGACGATTCCATCTAGCCAAGGGCAACCACATTCACGAGATTTGAGCGATTATGTCAGGCTGGTCTCCCGCAAAGATCTCTGATCTCTACAATTTATAAGCTTTTATCAGATTTACCAATGGATCCATTCCCTAAACACAAGTATATGCTGAAATGGGAAGAGACTCTTTCtcaaaaaatatcattaaaaatttGGGAAGACATATGGGAGAACTGCAAGGAGAAATGTGTTATGTGTTAGGCAGCAAGAAAGTCTGTATAAAACAAAGTTTTTCTGGTTCCATACTCCAAGCAAATTGCATAGTTGGTTCCAAATGCTGGagacttcccagagactattatcccactgttactatagacaccatctctccctactatacctgctatcccacagtcacactcccttcccagagactattatccactgtctACATACGACACCCATCCTTCCTTCTATATCCTGCCTTcgcccacagtcacactcccttcccagagactattatcccctgttactatagacaccatctctccctactatacctgctatcccacagtcacactcccttcccagagactattatccactgttactatagacaccatctctcctactatacctgctatccacagtcacactcccttccagagactattatccactggttactataggcacatctctccctactatacctgctatccacagtcacactcccttcccagagactattatccactgttactataggcaccatctctccctactatacctgctatcccacagtcacactcccttcccagagactattatcccactgttactaataggcaccatctctccctactaaactgctatcccacagtcacactcccttccagagactattatccactgttactataggcaccatctctccctactatacctgctatcccacagtcacactcccttcccagagactatatcccactgttactataggcaccatctctccctactatacctgctatcccacagtcacactcccttcccagagactattatcccactgttactataggccaccatctctccctactatagcctgctatcccacagtcacactcccttcccagagactattatccactgttactataggacaccatctctccctactatacctgctatcccacagtcacactcccttcccagagactattatccactgttactataggcaccatctctccctactatacctgctatcccacagtcacactcccttcccagagactattatcccactgttaatatatAATCCTACATTTAAATCACAGTTATTGACTCCATTTCTATCCACGGGGCAGTGATTGACTGTAAAATATACTGTTCCCTCACATAAAGTATAACACAAGACAGATTTATAAGAGACAACAATACAAACCCTGTAATTCCCTGGAGTGGATGCAGAAACATCAAACCAGTCTGTGAGTGTCCCAGCGTATACAGAAAcctcaaaacacacacacaccatataaTACAACATTCAGGTTAAGTTATAGTAGTATATATGGAGTGAATAAAAGTAAGTACAAGGCATAGAACGTGTAAATTTGGGGCAGAGGGGAGGAGATTTGGAATCTAAATTATTACAGACAGAGGTTAAATGGAAATACAAACTAAGGACTAGGCAGCTTCAAGGGTTAAATTCGGGGTTTTACATAAACTGTTATTTATTTGTGCATGAGAAATCTAGTAGGGATCGCAAAAAATGAATTCATTCATTTTGATATtaaatacttattattattacttatatgAAATTAAGCACCTAATCTGTTATATAAGAATGCTTATATCGCAAAGTAGAAaacttctaatgaaaaaaaaccacaattgcTTTACAACAGGAAATGTAGTAACAATTTGTAATTTATGAACTTTATGATACATTTAACCAAtatgaagtagtgatgtgcgggtcgggtttttctcCGCGCCCAATGCCTGATTTCCGGCTTCCCTTCATAGATCCAACCcgttgatgatgtcacaaaaaggggcggatGAGCAGGCACACGCATATAAAGCCGGAAATTGAAGGTGGGGTGCAGAGTCAGCCTGAACCAACCCGCGGGTCCCccaggtattgggccggcccgcacatcactactgtcaaGTCTTTTAACTAgattgtttttaaccattttttcaatGTATTGATAATTGCCATGTTAATTgatagaatagaaaatagaatagaaaataccGCTCTGACTCACCGCTAGCCTTCTTTGCAATACAGGCGGCCCATGGATGTGTCTCCGGGTGCTGGATTCTCTTGGCGTCCCACGCCGCACTgaataggaagaagaaaaaacaaagtttctgcTCACCGGAGTGTTCCAAACTCTTTATTGATCCATAATAACAGACATGCTCATGATTAAGGCCGTCTGCGCCCAAAACGCGTCGCATAGTTGGATTGGTGGGAGTTTAATAGACAAAGAGGATATAGCCGCTACGGGTgctggatatatgtatatataatttgtgtgctatgaacaacagcagcagcactgattggaaccctggctgatgaatgaatggatccaacagactcaataggccacacatacaaagcaatgctcagtgtacttaataggctgtgtatgtactgcacatctaattagaaataaatgccatataaacctcactcatcaaatggggacacttcccctttaagagcagggaacagagggaCTTCACCCGGGCgttgtgacagttggttcagtccgttggttggccctgtggtgagaggtaagtggactttccctctgggagatttattgccaaaaaactttattttagtgcaaaaagaggCAGGAATTTGGGCAATGTTTTCCCCCCAGACTAGTGGGTGTTGCacctctcactgattttagtgaatttggagaattttagccctaaaatgtgcttgggaggagcctttaatcttagtgctggttgggagacacagaccaggatttggcagttatacaggactgtcagcaaatattcacatttattaatgaagggaacatttggggacccctgtacagtacctcaccataagctgcttaatttgtgttcccagtactgacaggctccttagagatttgcccctctgccccctggtatctgcccccagccctgctcttatgtaccaacattgtagctaaatacatgttccctttatccaagtctggaactaggggtgggaagcagaggcacgtgccatggggagaGTAGGAGctgatagtaaatgagtgggggacatacagcaggtcccatagaagagaggtgactttacccatagggatttgacagttggttttgtccgttggttggctctgtgttaagtgtatattccctctgagactttttttgacaaatataacttatatttatgaaaaaatggatAGTTGGTGCCCCCCGGTCTGTAACTAGGGGTGAGCAGCAGAGGCAcatgccatggggacagtaggggggtgatagtaaatgagtggggggaacatacagcaggtcccatagaagagagatgATTTCAGacatagggatttgacagttggtttagtccatTGGTTGGCACAGTGGtgagtgtatattccctctggggatattttttgccaaatatcctttataatagtgaaaaaagggatagttggtgccccccagtctgtaactaggggtgggaagcagaggcaagtgccatggggacagtagggggtgatagtaaatgagtgggggggacatacagcaggtcccatagaagagagatgACTTTACCCAttgggatttgacagttggtttagtccgttggttggctctgggttaagtgtatattccctctggggttatttgacaaataacttttactacaataaagaaaaagggcCCAGGACCTGACAAAGCTCAAGTTTAGGGGACAATagatctctgccttcctctgtattatataggaaatattaagcgctaaattcattaacttgcctttttattctcttttctatacagattgctacagagcttttcctgcttttttggactgtgatTGTGCTGTTACACCTGCCTGATAACACCTGGGtttatttttggcttctccattgttcagtcacatccatcttcatctgaacagtgtaagagagagccaggggttccttagggagacccccttggggtgccccggccttgtgccgcccccaatttatttttttaacatcggAGAATCTTCTTGAAGAGgtaaatcttgcaaattcaactgattcagcacatgatttcttcttcagcaaaTCTGCCCTAAATTCACTTGAGgggggtcccacgtggctttgtgcatatgagcccatacggttactgtatatgggatttataagaagccaatccatcgctatcagcagcattaataatacaaataggggaatatacagaaggaaataattgcctttaagtttactgttagtatgttataggatggctaactcttagcaacttttcaattggtcttcattaaagtTGTtttatagctgctgaataaaaagctaaataactcagaaattacacaaattataaaaaatgaaacccaagtataaattgtctcagaatatcactctctatcatactaaatgtttatttaaaggtgaacaaaccctgtaaccgtgacttcattttgcctgattgTGTCCATTTGTCCCTTTAGGTGTCGACGATGGAGGAGATAACGATCAAGACATCTctcctggtaatgcctcagtgtaaaataaatcctctctcatctgaactgctgtttccctttcactcttctatataagctctccttaagcagctgtctgtctgtctgtctgcactgcttccttttatacatacaggtgggagctgccataccatttGCCTCTGTGCGGGTAGAACTGACATCCAGGAAAAACAACGACTacgtttttctttttcagaataaaatctcCTTATTCCTGCAATGTTTGCCCCATAgaaacccttttctgtctctattctcctcagatccagactgactgtgagcagcatttagagccatttagtattctgtccctaatgctcttTCCTTTCACTTACAGACGCTGTACGTCGTCCTGGAGGACTTCAGGGAGGAAGACACCGACTTTAAGGCCCTtgcctcttattacggtaaaatcctattttatttatcagttcctacattttattatatgtgaattccttcccccctttagctcagtatttaacataaatgtgtttttcccgcagaacatcactaccgggtccaCTACGGCAAGAACGtcgtcctgtaagtaaaacataaatgctcttattacatgttgggaatcatttgctattgccccaggggtaagtgcaagggcaataaggctggaaaatgtttttattaacgctcagtgatatttttctttttcagagaggACTTTATTCTTCGATATTTCAGCGACCCGAGGACGACGCACAGAGACAACATTTATGAGTACTGGGTgttgatccattatctggtatgtaatgcagaacaGATGTCTAgataaatagagaataaatgatattagattgccagctcttgtgTAACACTGctactttctttatgttacaggaagtgctcGAGAGGGAGTGTATCGCCCTCTACAGTGAGGAgttgctgcctcctgtaagtgtcactattattattattataggagaggttattattcactgtgtgtctctataataattctATTATTAACATTGACTCTCTCCTTCCACAGGAAGCATCATCGGAACACTGGAGATGGGGGCAGCATTTCGAGTATCTGCGGCTGCAGAATGTAAGTTCCCCCATCACatgggaatcccacaccctcactgccctcagcgtataaaggtactattagcagcacatatacagacataatcataactgtctcctttctttcccctttgctcctatccttgtgcctcccctgcaCCCGCAGACTATCCAATGGCACCTTCACCAGCTTGCCATGACGCTCTGGGAGAGGGAGCAGAAGCTGCAGGAGGCTgctgggtatgtattttgcactacacactttcaattacacttactgccactttacaataatgacaataatgacatttttttcccttcaaatcTAGTGAGGAACAAAAGGCAAGTCCTGCAGctgagggagaggaggaaggaGCTCCTGCGGTGGAAGagcagagagaagagggagctcctggacAACATCAAGCTCctgcggaggaggaggaggaggaggaaagagaAGAGGGAGCCTCTGGGGAACAACCAGCTCCTGCACCAGAGAATGAGAAAGAAGAAGGAGCTCCTGAAGAAGAAATGGCTCCTGCTgcagagagagaagagggagcgcCTGGAgaacagcaagctcctgcagcagaggaggagaaagaagagggagctcCAGCAGAACAGAAAGCTCCTGCTGCTAAGgaagaggagagagaagagggagcccATGGGGAACAGCAAGCTCCTGCTGCtgaggaggagagagaggagggagCCCCTGGAGAACAACCAGCTCCTGCTGctgaggaggagaaggaagagggagGAGATGGAGAACAGCAAGTTCCTGCAGCAGAGGAGGAAAAGGAAGAGGGAGCTGATGGAGAACAGATAGCTCCTGCAGCGGAGGAGAAGAAGGAGGAAGGAGCTCCAGGAgaacagcaagctcctgcagcagaggaggagagagaagagggagctcctggacAACAGCAAGCTCCTGCTTCCGTGGAGAAGGAGATGGAAGAGGGAGCCCCCGGGAAACAACCAGCTCCTCCAGGGGAGGAGGAGACAGAAGAGGGAGCCCCTGAGGAACAACAAGCTCCTgcggaggaggagaaggaagacGGAGCTCCAGGAGAACAACAAGCTTCTGCTGCAGAGACGGAGGAGAGACAACAGGGAGCCCATGTGGACAAACCAGCTCCTACACCGGAGGAGGAGAAACAGGAAGAAGTAGATAAAGAACAAGCTCCTGAGGCGGAAGAGACCTTTGAAGTTCCTCCGGTGATAGAAAGGCCGACCCTCCGAAAACGGGTCAAGAAGGCCATAATGAAGAGGCTCCGCAGggtttgggtaatgtatcaatttactgacaattaccctTCTTCTAGAGATACCtcatgttgtccaatgcagctccactttacttcctgctcttctgagcattttcaatcagaacaatagaaaggaagtCATACACCCTGTCTGTTGAGCCCGCAGGCTGATCACTTTGAGGGCGCACCCAatagaccaatgtttggctgcctttagggtgtaagaggttgctgacagggatctaagtctgcagataaagtgttgattttatagtaggccaataagacccaaacagtccccaaagGCCCAACAAATAGTGCACTCTTAAAGCAACACCGAGCCTTTAATATCCTAAAGAAACAAGtatttgtctttattcttatcttaacattttctaaatcttttcttttcagcattccactcAAAGACTCACCTGCTGCTGCCGACCCACCACCACGGCCTAAATCCTTTCCTTAATACCGACCTACCCCGAGagcgtatgtctgtgtgtgtctgtctgttatgtataggagggagagttggGGTtctgtacaggagggagagtagggggttgtgtacaggagggagagtagggggttgtgtacaggagggagagtagggggttgtgtacaggagggagagtagggggttgtgtacaggagggagagtagggggttgtgtacaggagggagagtaggggttatgtacaggagggagagtagggggttgtgtacaggagggagagtagggggttgtgtaaaggagggagagtagggggttgtgtataggagggagagtgggcgTTATGTAAaagagggagagtaggggttgtgtacaggagggagagaagggggttgtgtataggagggagagtggggagTTAtctacaggagggagagtgggggttatgtataggagggagagtagtgggttgtgtataggagggagagtggggttatgtacaggagggagaatgggggttatgtacaggagggagagtagggggttgtgtacaggagggagagtggggggttgtgtataggagggagagtagggggttgtgtataggagggagagtagggggttgagtataggagggaaagtgggggttgtgtataggagaagGTTGAGGGGGTGTGTATAGGTGAGGGGTGAATAGGAGGTGGGTGTGTATAGGTGAGGGTGTA
Above is a genomic segment from Xenopus laevis strain J_2021 chromosome 3L, Xenopus_laevis_v10.1, whole genome shotgun sequence containing:
- the LOC108705732 gene encoding cilia- and flagella-associated protein 251-like isoform X3; its protein translation is MEEITIKTSLLTLYVVLEDFREEDTDFKALASYYEHHYRVHYGKNVVLEDFILRYFSDPRTTHRDNIYEYWVLIHYLEVLERECIALYSEELLPPEASSEHWRWGQHFEYLRLQNTIQWHLHQLAMTLWEREQKLQEAAGEEQKASPAAEGEEEGAPAVEEQREEGAPGQHQAPAEEEEEEEREEGASGEQPAPAPENEKEEGAPEEEMAPAAEREEGAPGEQQAPAAEEEKEEGAPAEQKAPAAKEEEREEGAHGEQQAPAAEEEREEGAPGEQPAPAAEEEKEEGGDGEQQVPAAEEEKEEGADGEQIAPAAEEKKEEGAPGEQQAPAAEEEREEGAPGQQQAPASVEKEMEEGAPGKQPAPPGEEETEEGAPEEQQAPAEEEKEDGAPGEQQASAAETEERQQGAHVDKPAPTPEEEKQEEVDKEQAPEAEETFEVPPVIERPTLRKRVKKAIMKRLRRVWHSTQRLTCCCRPTTTA
- the LOC108705732 gene encoding cilia- and flagella-associated protein 251-like isoform X1 — encoded protein: MEEITIKTSLLTLYVVLEDFREEDTDFKALASYYEHHYRVHYGKNVVLEDFILRYFSDPRTTHRDNIYEYWVLIHYLEVLERECIALYSEELLPPEASSEHWRWGQHFEYLRLQNTIQWHLHQLAMTLWEREQKLQEAAGEEQKASPAAEGEEEGAPAVEEQREEGAPGQHQAPAEEEEEEEREEGASGEQPAPAPENEKEEGAPEEEMAPAAEREEGAPGEQQAPAAEEEKEEGAPAEQKAPAAKEEEREEGAHGEQQAPAAEEEREEGAPGEQPAPAAEEEKEEGGDGEQQVPAAEEEKEEGADGEQIAPAAEEKKEEGAPGEQQAPAAEEEREEGAPGQQQAPASVEKEMEEGAPGKQPAPPGEEETEEGAPEEQQAPAEEEKEDGAPGEQQASAAETEERQQGAHVDKPAPTPEEEKQEEVDKEQAPEAEETFEVPPVIERPTLRKRVKKAIMKRLRRVWVMYQFTDNYPSSRDTSCCPMQLHFTSCSSEHFQSEQ
- the LOC108705732 gene encoding cilia- and flagella-associated protein 251-like isoform X2, whose amino-acid sequence is MEEITIKTSLLTLYVVLEDFREEDTDFKALASYYEHHYRVHYGKNVVLEDFILRYFSDPRTTHRDNIYEYWVLIHYLEVLERECIALYSEELLPPEASSEHWRWGQHFEYLRLQNTIQWHLHQLAMTLWEREQKLQEAAGEEQKASPAAEGEEEGAPAVEEQREEGAPGQHQAPAEEEEEEEREEGASGEQPAPAPENEKEEGAPEEEMAPAAEREEGAPGEQQAPAAEEEKEEGAPAEQKAPAAKEEEREEGAHGEQQAPAAEEEREEGAPGEQPAPAAEEEKEEGGDGEQQVPAAEEEKEEGADGEQIAPAAEEKKEEGAPGEQQAPAAEEEREEGAPGQQQAPASVEKEMEEGAPGKQPAPPGEEETEEGAPEEQQAPAEEEKEDGAPGEQQASAAETEERQQGAHVDKPAPTPEEEKQEEVDKEQAPEAEETFEVPPVIERPTLRKRVKKAIMKRLRRVWHSTQRLTCCRRPTTTA